The following are encoded together in the Xanthomonas vesicatoria ATCC 35937 genome:
- the accD gene encoding acetyl-CoA carboxylase, carboxyltransferase subunit beta, translated as MSWLSKLMPSGIRTENTPAKKRSVPEGLWEKCSNCGSALYGPELEENLEVCPKCDHHMAIRARARLNSLFDPETATTEIAAQLGPVDVLKFKDQKRYGERIKASQKASGEYDALIAMRGTLKGNPLVAAAFDFAFMGGSMGSVVGERFARAAEVALEVGCPFVCFSASGGARMQEGLFSLMQMAKTSAALGRLREAGLPYISVLTHPTTGGVSASFAMLGDINIAEPHALIGFAGPRVIEQTVRETLPEGFQRSEFLLDHGAIDQICDRREMRDRIADLTAMMMRQARPQEVVA; from the coding sequence ATGAGTTGGCTCAGCAAATTGATGCCCTCCGGCATCCGCACCGAGAACACCCCGGCCAAGAAGCGCAGCGTTCCCGAGGGTCTGTGGGAAAAGTGCAGCAACTGCGGCAGCGCGCTGTACGGCCCGGAGCTTGAGGAGAACCTGGAGGTGTGTCCGAAGTGTGACCACCACATGGCCATTCGCGCCCGCGCGCGTCTGAACTCGCTATTCGACCCGGAAACTGCGACCACCGAAATCGCCGCCCAGCTGGGCCCGGTCGACGTGCTCAAGTTCAAGGACCAGAAGCGCTACGGCGAACGCATCAAGGCCAGCCAGAAGGCCAGCGGCGAATACGACGCGCTGATCGCCATGCGCGGCACGCTGAAGGGCAACCCGCTGGTTGCCGCCGCGTTCGACTTCGCGTTCATGGGCGGCTCGATGGGCTCGGTGGTCGGCGAGCGTTTCGCACGTGCGGCCGAAGTGGCGCTGGAAGTGGGCTGCCCGTTCGTGTGCTTCTCTGCCAGTGGCGGCGCGCGCATGCAGGAAGGCCTGTTCTCGCTGATGCAGATGGCCAAGACCTCCGCAGCGCTCGGTCGCCTGCGCGAAGCTGGCCTGCCTTACATCTCGGTGCTGACCCATCCCACCACCGGTGGCGTGTCGGCGTCGTTCGCGATGCTGGGCGACATCAACATCGCCGAGCCGCATGCATTGATCGGCTTCGCCGGCCCGCGCGTGATCGAGCAGACCGTGCGCGAAACGTTGCCGGAAGGCTTCCAGCGTTCGGAATTCCTGCTCGATCACGGCGCCATCGACCAGATCT
- the trpA gene encoding tryptophan synthase subunit alpha, whose product MSRAPDRIAARFDALRQAGRKALIPFITAGDPSLEATVPVMHALVRAGADVIELGVPFSDPMADGPTIQRSSERALGRGAGLAYVLEAVHEFRREDATTPVVLMGYLNPIEIHGTRRFAEAAVAAGVDGLLLVDLPPEEADETREIFTEVGLALIALASPTTSEQRLDMLCSTAQGYLYYVSFAGVTGASNLLDTHAASDRLRQLRQRAGAPVVAGFGIKDAASAAAMAVDADGVVVGSALVAALAEAADVRSAREGAEAFLAPLRQALDHP is encoded by the coding sequence ATGAGCCGCGCGCCAGACCGTATCGCTGCGCGGTTTGACGCACTGCGTCAGGCCGGCCGCAAGGCACTGATTCCGTTCATCACCGCCGGCGACCCGTCGCTGGAAGCCACCGTGCCGGTGATGCACGCGCTGGTTCGCGCCGGTGCCGACGTGATCGAACTGGGTGTGCCGTTTTCCGACCCGATGGCCGACGGTCCCACCATCCAGCGCAGTTCCGAGCGCGCGCTGGGACGTGGTGCCGGCCTGGCCTATGTGCTGGAAGCGGTGCACGAATTCCGCCGCGAAGACGCCACCACCCCGGTGGTGCTGATGGGCTACCTCAATCCGATCGAAATCCACGGCACGCGGCGTTTCGCCGAAGCCGCGGTCGCCGCTGGCGTGGACGGCCTGCTGTTGGTCGACCTGCCGCCGGAGGAAGCCGACGAGACCCGCGAAATCTTCACCGAGGTCGGGCTGGCCCTGATCGCGCTGGCCTCGCCGACTACTAGCGAGCAGCGCCTGGACATGCTGTGCAGCACCGCGCAGGGCTATCTGTATTACGTGAGCTTTGCCGGCGTGACTGGCGCGTCGAATCTGCTCGATACCCATGCCGCCAGCGATCGCCTGCGCCAGTTGCGACAGCGCGCCGGTGCGCCGGTGGTGGCCGGCTTTGGCATCAAGGATGCTGCCAGCGCCGCCGCAATGGCGGTCGATGCCGATGGCGTCGTCGTTGGTAGCGCGCTGGTTGCGGCCCTGGCCGAAGCCGCCGATGTGCGCAGCGCCCGCGAAGGGGCCGAAGCCTTCCTGGCCCCGTTACGTCAGGCGCTGGATCACCCCTGA